CCGCAGGCCCGCCGCGCCGCCTGGGACCTGGTCCGGGATCTGCGCGCCGACGGCGTCTCGGTCATCCTGACCACCCACTACATGGACGAGGCCGAGCAGCTCGCCGACGACGTCGCGATCATCGACGCCGGCCGGGTCATCGCCCAGGGCTCCCCCGAGGAGCTGTGCCGCGGCGGCGCCGAGAACACCCTGCGCTTCACCGGCCGCCCCGGGCTCGACGTGAGCTCCCTGCTCAAGGCCCTGCCCGCCGACAGCTCCGCCGCCGAGCTGACCCCGGGCTCCTACCGGGTCATGGGCAAGGTCGACCCGCAGCTGCTGGCGACGGTCACGTCGTGGTGCGCGCAGCACGGGGTGATGCCGGACCGGATCTCGGTCGAACGGCACACCCTGGAGGACGTCTTCCTGGAGCTGACCGGCAAGGAGCTGCGCTCATGACTTCCGTCGACACGGACCTCTGCTGGGGGTCCGGGGGTCGCCCCCCGGGAAGACACAGCCTGGAGCTGACCGGCAAGGAGCTGCGCTCATGACCACTTCCCCCTCCGCCTCCGCGGGCACCGGCGCCTACGCGCCCAGGCCCGGGGCCGCCCCCCTCCCCCGCATGATCGCGGCGCAGGCGGTGCTGGAGACGAAGATGCTGCTGCGCAACGGCGAGCAGCTGCTGCTCACCGTCGTGATCCCGACGCTGCTGCTGGTGCTGTTCAGCAGCGTGGACGTCGTCGACACGGGCGCGGGCGAGGCCGTGGACTTCCTCGCCCCGGGCATCCTCGCGCTCGCCGTGATGTCGACGGCGTTCACCGGTCAGGCCATCGCGACGGGCTTCGAGCGCCGGTACGGCGTCCTGAAGCGCCTCGCCTCCTCTCCGCTCCCCCGCTGGGGGCTGATGACGGCGAAGACGCTGTCGGTCCTGGTCACCGAGGTCCTCCAGGTGATCCTCCTGACGGCGATCGCCTTCGCGCTCGGCTGGTCGCCGCACGGCAACCCGGTCGCCGTGCTGCTGCTCCTCGTCCTCGGCACGGCCGCCTTCTCGGGGCTCGGTCTGCTGATGGCGGGCACCCTGAAGGCGGAGGCGACCCTGGCCGCCGCCAACCTGGTCTTCCTGCTGCTGCTGGTGGCCGGCGGGGTCATCGTCCCGCTGGACAAGTTCCCGCCCGCCGCCCAGGACGTGCTCGGCCTGCTGCCGATCTCCGCCCTCTCCGACGGCCTGCGGGACGTCCTCCAGCACGGCGCCGGCCTGCCCTGGGGCGACCTGGGGATTCTGGCCGTCTGGGCGGTCGTGGGGCTGGCGGCGGCGGGACGGTTCTTCCGCTGGGAGTGACGCGCGAGCGCCCCGTCGGCCGTGAGGCTCGTTTCAGCCCCTGGGGAACCTGTCGGCATACGCCGTGTGAGTGACGTTCGTACGGAGTGGGAAGAGACGCCCCGTGTACGAGTCCGCGGATTCCTCGAGTGTGCGTGCTCTGCAACCCCTCCTGCACGACGTGGTGATCTGCGTCGCGGCCCCGGCCTTCGCCGCCTCGCCCCGGGACGGCCAGCTCCGGGGCGAGCGGGCGGAGGGCTTCTACGGCCATGACCGCAGGCTGCTGCACACGGCCCGGCTGCTGATCGACCGCCGTGAGCCGGAGCCCATCGGCGTGCAGCCGCTCGGCCCCGACCAGGTGCGGTTCACCTCGGTGCACCGCTACCCCGAGGACAGCACCGACGACCCCACCGTGATCATCGAGCGGGTGCGCACCGCCGGTGCGGGCGAGAGCGTCCTGCTGCGCAACGTCGGCATCGTCTCCCGGCTCCTGCACGTCGAGCTGACGCTGGCGACCGACCTGGCCGACATCGCCGACGTCAAGCGGGGCCGGACCGGACCGGCCGTACCGTGTACCGCCGCAAGGGGCGGCGACGCGGGCGCCGGCACGGGGGCGGACACGAGTGCCGGGACCGGGGCCCGCGGGCTGGTCTGGGAGACGTCGTCCGGCCGGGCGGAGGTCCGTGCGGTGGAGCCGGAGGGGTCGCCGCCCCTGATCGCCGACGGGCCGCGGGGCGGCGCCTTCAGCTGGCCCCGACTGCGCTTACGTCCCGGGGAGAGCCGGCTGCTCCGGCTGACCGTGGACGGCGGCGCGACGCCCGCCCCGCCCGGGCATCCGGGCGCTCCGGGCGCGGAGGTCCCGTGGAGCGAGCCCGTCGTGCGCGGCGACCATCGGCTGGTCGCCCTGGTCCGGCGCGGGCTGAGCGATCTGCGCGCGCTGCGGCTGGCCGACCCCGAGCGCACCGGGCCCGACGGACCCGAGGACCAGTTCATCGCGGCGGGCTGCCCCTGGTACCTGGCCCTGTTCGGCCGGGACTCGATCTGGTCGGCCCGGATGATGCTGCCGCTGGGCACGGATCTGGCCCGCGGCACCCTGTGGGCCCTGGCCCGCCGCCAGGGCACGGCCCACGACGACGTCCGCGAGGAGGCCCCGGGCCGCATCCTGCACGAACTGCGCCCGGCCGACGCCGAGCACGGCCACGGGCTGCGGCTGCCCTCGCGCTACTACGGCTCGGTCGACGCGACCCCGCTGTTCGTGACCCTGCTGGTGGAGACCTGGCACTGGGGGCTCCCGGACGCAGACGTGGACGCGCTGCTGCCGTACGCGGAGGCCGCGATGGAGTGGGTGCTGGAGACGAGCGCCGGGGACGAGGACGGTCTGCTGCGCTACTACCCGCGGCCGGGCGGGCTGCGCCACCAGTCCTGGAAGGACAGCGAGGACGCGGTGCGGGACGCGGCGGGCCGCCGCATCGAGCCGCCGCTGGCCCTGTGCGAGGTGCAGGGGTACGCGTACCAGGCGGCGACCGGGCTGGCCGAGCTGCTCGGCTCCCGCGGCCGCGCGGACCGCAAGGAGCAGCTGCTGCTGTGGGCGGAGGGCCTGCGCAAACGCTTCCGGGACGCTTTCTGGCTGCCGTCGCCGGACGGCCCGGCCCCGCGGTACGTGGCCATCGCGGTCGGCCGGGGTCTCGATCCGGTCAGCGGACCGGCGTCCAACATGGGCCAGCTGCTGTCCACCGGCATCCTCGACGCGGACGGCTGCCGGGACGTGGCGGCCTGGCTGGCCTGCGCCGAGCTGAACTCCGGCTGGGGGCTGCGCAGTCGCTCGGCGGCGCTGCCCGGCTTCAACCCGATGAGCTACCACGGCGGTTCGGTCTGGACGCACGACACGGCGATCGCCGTCCAGGGCCTGTGCGCGGCCGGCCAGGACAGGGAGGCGGGCCTGCTGGCCGACGGGCTGCTGGACGCGGCCGCCCACTTCGGCTACCGGATGCCGGAGTTGTACGGCGGGGACGCGCGCACGCAGGACTCGCCCGCGCCGCTCGCCTACCCGGCGGCCTGCCGGCCGCAGGGCTGGTCGGCGGCGTCCGGGGTGGCCGTGCTGTCGGCGCTGCTGGGCCTGCGGCCGGACGCGGGACGACGGGTGCTCCAGGTGCGCCCGACGCCGTTCGGGCCGCTGAAGGCGTCGGGTCTGCGGCTGGCCGGGCGGGAGTTCTCCGTGCGGGTGGACGGGCAGGGCCGGGCCAAGGTGTCCGACCTGCCGCCCGGCTGGGTCACGGACGGCTGAACTCCACCTGTTAGAGCCCGAGTTGCTCGCGGTACACGTCGAGCATGGGCTCCAGATAGAACCGCTCCAGGTCGAAGTGGTTCACCACGTGCTCACGTGCGCGCAGGCCCACCGCCCGGGCGAGCTCCGGGTCGTCGAGCAGCAGCGCGATGCGGTCCGCCAGCTTGGTCACATTGCGGTCGGGCACCAGGAAGCCGATCTCGCCGTCCTCCTCGACGCCCTCGTCCAGTCCGCCCATCCGGGTGACGACGACCGGGCGCGCCGCGCACATCGCCTCCAGCGGCGCGAGCCCCATGGGCTCCTCGAACATCGACGGATAAACCACTACGGAAGCCCTTTCGTACAGCTTCCGCATATGATCCACACCGGCCTCCGCGAATTCGACGACACCGTCCTTGACTTTCAGATCCTTCAGCAATTTTTGCAATTCGCCATAGAACCCGATCGTTTCACCATGGAAATCGACCGTGTTCTCGGTGCCCGTCCGCATGAGCACCAGACGGGGCGTCACCCGGGGGCTCAGACCGTGCTCGATGACGTGGTGCACGGCCCTGATCGCCAGTTCGGCCCCCTTGTCCGGGATCAGCCGCGCCGGGAGCAGCACCATGCCGGGTTCCTGCACCCCGCTGACGGGCACGTCGACGTAGGCCGCCGTGTCGATGCCCAGGTAGCGGCGCTCGACCTCGAAGCCGAGCTGTCTGGTGCACGCCTCGCTGAGGAAGTCGGAGACGGCGAAGTGCAGATGCCAGTCGCGGCAGGCCTCGGCCGCCGGATTCGACTCCTCCTGCCAGATGCTGTGATAGGTGTGCACGAGCCGTAGCCCCAGCTCCTCCCGCAGCTCGGCCAGCGCCCGGGCCGGGCCGGCGGAGAAGTGGTGCAGGTTGTGGCCATGGACGATCCGGATCCCCCGGGCGGCGAGCAACTCCCCGAACCACTGGCCGAGTTCGGGCTCGTCCGGCGACCGCGTCCCGTCCGCGGCCAGGTCCAGCCCCGAGTGCCGCTCGATGGCGATCGTGCCCGCGCCCGCCGCCCCGGACCGGACCGGCGGCGCCGACAGCGACGGCGTCGTCGGCTCGGGCGTCCCGGTGAAGACCGTCACGTCCACCCCGTGGGCCGCGAGCAGCCGCGAGAAATGCCACAGATGGGTTTCTACTCCGCCGACGCACGGGGTAAAGGACCAGTGCACCAGTCCCACATGCATTCGCTGATCTTTCGACCGTTCGTGCAGTGACTCTTCATGCACTGACTCTTCGTCCACCGACTGTTCGTCCACGCCGCCTCCGAAGGGAGAATCCGAGGTGCGCAGACTTCGGAACGCATTCTGCCGCACGTATATGGAAGACGGAGTATGGCCCCCCGACAATGGGGGGTTCAACCGGGGGAGCCGCCATGGGAGCGTCATCCAGGACCAGTAGAAACACCCGAAACGCGCGAAACGCACGAGACAGCCGAGACATACGAGACGCCCGCGACGCCCGCGACAGGAAGCTGCGCATCGGGCTGTACACCGCGACGACCGGCTCGGCCGCCGTCCTGCCGATCGTCGC
This window of the Streptomyces sp. NBC_01275 genome carries:
- a CDS encoding ABC transporter permease; translated protein: MTTSPSASAGTGAYAPRPGAAPLPRMIAAQAVLETKMLLRNGEQLLLTVVIPTLLLVLFSSVDVVDTGAGEAVDFLAPGILALAVMSTAFTGQAIATGFERRYGVLKRLASSPLPRWGLMTAKTLSVLVTEVLQVILLTAIAFALGWSPHGNPVAVLLLLVLGTAAFSGLGLLMAGTLKAEATLAAANLVFLLLLVAGGVIVPLDKFPPAAQDVLGLLPISALSDGLRDVLQHGAGLPWGDLGILAVWAVVGLAAAGRFFRWE
- a CDS encoding glycosyltransferase family 4 protein yields the protein MDEQSVDEESVHEESLHERSKDQRMHVGLVHWSFTPCVGGVETHLWHFSRLLAAHGVDVTVFTGTPEPTTPSLSAPPVRSGAAGAGTIAIERHSGLDLAADGTRSPDEPELGQWFGELLAARGIRIVHGHNLHHFSAGPARALAELREELGLRLVHTYHSIWQEESNPAAEACRDWHLHFAVSDFLSEACTRQLGFEVERRYLGIDTAAYVDVPVSGVQEPGMVLLPARLIPDKGAELAIRAVHHVIEHGLSPRVTPRLVLMRTGTENTVDFHGETIGFYGELQKLLKDLKVKDGVVEFAEAGVDHMRKLYERASVVVYPSMFEEPMGLAPLEAMCAARPVVVTRMGGLDEGVEEDGEIGFLVPDRNVTKLADRIALLLDDPELARAVGLRAREHVVNHFDLERFYLEPMLDVYREQLGL
- a CDS encoding glycogen debranching N-terminal domain-containing protein, with the translated sequence MRALQPLLHDVVICVAAPAFAASPRDGQLRGERAEGFYGHDRRLLHTARLLIDRREPEPIGVQPLGPDQVRFTSVHRYPEDSTDDPTVIIERVRTAGAGESVLLRNVGIVSRLLHVELTLATDLADIADVKRGRTGPAVPCTAARGGDAGAGTGADTSAGTGARGLVWETSSGRAEVRAVEPEGSPPLIADGPRGGAFSWPRLRLRPGESRLLRLTVDGGATPAPPGHPGAPGAEVPWSEPVVRGDHRLVALVRRGLSDLRALRLADPERTGPDGPEDQFIAAGCPWYLALFGRDSIWSARMMLPLGTDLARGTLWALARRQGTAHDDVREEAPGRILHELRPADAEHGHGLRLPSRYYGSVDATPLFVTLLVETWHWGLPDADVDALLPYAEAAMEWVLETSAGDEDGLLRYYPRPGGLRHQSWKDSEDAVRDAAGRRIEPPLALCEVQGYAYQAATGLAELLGSRGRADRKEQLLLWAEGLRKRFRDAFWLPSPDGPAPRYVAIAVGRGLDPVSGPASNMGQLLSTGILDADGCRDVAAWLACAELNSGWGLRSRSAALPGFNPMSYHGGSVWTHDTAIAVQGLCAAGQDREAGLLADGLLDAAAHFGYRMPELYGGDARTQDSPAPLAYPAACRPQGWSAASGVAVLSALLGLRPDAGRRVLQVRPTPFGPLKASGLRLAGREFSVRVDGQGRAKVSDLPPGWVTDG